A stretch of Fibrobacter sp. UWT2 DNA encodes these proteins:
- a CDS encoding TIGR02147 family protein, translated as MNTFVNIFEFTKFRKFLAEYQERRQAAEPSFSRTEFCNLLGLPNTRSYFNDVVQGKRVTDNMRERFINVIGLKGNEARYFEAMVDFDQGKTAQVREAAFDAMMRLNKNPQAIVDPDSYEFFGNWYNSTVYAILEVMDVGDDVSELAAKIFPPVSEKRLKASLELMQKMSLVRKDERGFWKPTKDSLATVQQSKSQMVLQFQKQCLELSKQALESEGSESRDMTTFTFAVSKKAQKQVEAAAEKFKAQVRRIVTVDAEKPEVVEHVNLHVFSNIRENSENDAGERSARPFEKALIQGG; from the coding sequence CAGGCGGCGGAGCCTTCGTTTTCGCGTACCGAGTTCTGCAACTTGCTGGGGCTCCCCAATACCCGCAGCTATTTCAACGACGTGGTGCAGGGCAAGCGCGTGACCGACAACATGCGCGAGCGCTTTATAAACGTCATCGGGCTCAAGGGGAACGAGGCGAGGTATTTCGAGGCGATGGTCGATTTTGACCAGGGGAAGACTGCCCAGGTGCGCGAGGCGGCGTTCGATGCCATGATGCGCCTGAACAAGAACCCGCAGGCGATTGTGGACCCGGACAGCTACGAGTTCTTTGGCAACTGGTACAACAGTACGGTCTATGCGATTCTCGAGGTGATGGATGTGGGCGACGACGTGTCGGAACTCGCGGCGAAGATTTTCCCGCCTGTATCCGAGAAACGCCTGAAGGCAAGTCTTGAACTCATGCAGAAGATGTCGCTCGTGCGCAAGGACGAACGCGGGTTCTGGAAGCCGACGAAGGATAGCCTTGCCACGGTGCAGCAGAGCAAGAGTCAGATGGTGCTCCAGTTCCAGAAGCAATGCCTGGAACTTTCGAAGCAGGCGCTGGAATCCGAAGGGAGTGAATCCCGCGACATGACCACGTTTACCTTTGCGGTGTCGAAAAAGGCTCAGAAACAAGTGGAAGCTGCGGCAGAAAAATTCAAGGCGCAGGTACGTCGCATCGTAACGGTCGATGCTGAAAAGCCTGAAGTCGTGGAACACGTCAACTTGCATGTGTTCAGCAATATTCGTGAAAATTCCGAAAACGACGCAGGCGAACGATCTGCTAGGCCGTTTGAAAAGGCTTTGATTCAAGGGGGTTAA